One genomic region from Prionailurus bengalensis isolate Pbe53 chromosome C1, Fcat_Pben_1.1_paternal_pri, whole genome shotgun sequence encodes:
- the LOC122479715 gene encoding protein PET117 homolog, mitochondrial-like yields the protein MSRSPKVVLGLSVVLMAATVARVHLKQRQDLQRLHSGVIRDIERQNWKKENISLLGEQIVLTEQLEAETEKMTVAKGSQKT from the coding sequence ATGTCTAGGAGCCCGAAGGTGGTGCTAGGCCTATCGGTGGTGCTGATGGCGGCCACCGTGGCCCGGGTGCATCTGAAGCAGCGGCAGGACCTGCAGAGGCTTCACAGTGGAGTGATCAGAGACATCGAGAGgcaaaattggaaaaaagaaaacataagtctCTTGGGAGAACAGATTGTTTTGACTGAGCAACTTGAAGCAGAAACAGAGAAGATGACAGTGGCAAAAGGATCTCAAAAAACATGA